Part of the Lolium rigidum isolate FL_2022 chromosome 6, APGP_CSIRO_Lrig_0.1, whole genome shotgun sequence genome, attaactatcctctatgtgttgctcattacaagtttatatcccgaaacatcttgatttgcatccccttcactataagttcaggagtattatttagttcacggccaaaatgaagtaattgcacttggcacatgttggttcacattccctcctctttagcttttgccatcgtaacttctatttttggtttacattccctcgctctatagatgtagccatcataacttcatcttgctcatccTTGTTATAAAATTTAtatcctcgctactatgttgttcatgccaattttgtactccccgaacatgttggtttgcatgggacctcGACAGATAGTAAGTCTcgtcgtttcattctaacatgctcgttatattggtcgttggtatgcggcatgcactctttgtttgcttattgtgcgcattacaatgatcttgttataacgacgaaatgatgagttccaaattctttggcaaacaatattgcgttgtctttgcgtttccattgttgtcgtcttaacttgtaatgtctttgtttcgtatATAGGTGctcgcatggacaacttaaaagattgccgtgatcgcttcattgtattgctaggtttaattaccattcaatttctctcgcttcgtaatattttttcaaagccttgcaccgatgtaatatttagttagtttttatagttctttcgcgcattttttctttggtgcttgtggtaagtgaggctatccgacgtaaatcaatgtcgcgtaaatattctcgcattctaaatcacgaattctcatcccttaaacggcccaattaagcgaaatcacatacgtgccggcccgcaaaatcctaaagcgccttttacgccgcaTATAAACAAAGAACTAAACGGGctagcccacttacttattgggccagcccacttgatttactgtggaccccgCACTTTTATTGGTcccgcccacttgctttaaggtggaccccaccgactaccgggccggcccactaactagttgggccagcccaattgcttttgtggtggtccccacatactaaatgggccggcctcgtaagacgaaagtgggacccaccttgtttttggcccgcccacaagcatgttgggccgcccacttgctatatggtggaccccacatactaaatgggccggccctttgacagaaagtgggacccaccgtgcttttggcccggcccactagcgtgttgggcctgcccacttgctatactgtggaccccacatactaaatgggccggccctttaacagaaagtgggacccactgcgtGTTGGCcctgcccactatcttgttgggccgcccacttgctatatggtggaccccacatactaaatgggccagccctttaaccggaaagtgggacccactcgtgttttggcccgcccactatcttgttgggccgcccacttgctatatggtggaccccacatactaaatgggccgaccctttaatcggaaagtgggacccactgtgcttttggcccgcccatcggcttgttgggccagcccatttgatctaatgtggaccccacgtactaaatgggcctggtccgatagcaggaaagtgggacccacatgctaattgggccgcccactaacttcttgggcctgcccggcttgctttaatgtggaccccactttgtaaatgggccggcccgataccagaaagtgggtcccacatgtcttgtgggccggctcctttgcctcgttgaccggtcaaacgagtgaattcggcccgacccacatgcttagcgggccggcccattaaagttttgaccgaccaaccttagaggttaggcccggcccacgtaaccaatggaccagcccagccatatagttgaccggtcaaactaagtcagccggcccggcccacaaacttaatgggccgcccgcttaagacgtggcagtgcctcgtgtgggcctaccatctaccacggggtttcgactcggctaacgccgttaaccgcggctaatggcgtccgccacgtgtcgcttgcatgacgtcggcaatCAACGGGCTcctgaaacacttgggcaacggtccgattttccgtggcggaagggcgcccaagcgcgacggaccgaaaaaatcgtcgtaggactttgctcgacgtgagcttcgacaacagaacccatatcgtcgggttaggcccataggcgacgaaaaatgccccttagttgacgattttgggacgttgtctatcagaacttttcttgtagtggtagtTGAGTTTCCACCACACATAGCACGGTAGGCTTAAAACTCTTCACGAGATCGCAAAGCTCACGAACTTTCGCGTCGCTCCCTAGACCACGACAGTTCCAACATATGCAACTCATTGCGGTTGGCAGTGCTCCGCACCGGAGCCCGCCTTGTTGTGGTTTGCATCAATCTTCCTAGGTCTCTTCGAATCAGGTACATTGACAGGAGATGGAGGCACCCTCCCTTGTTGTTGTCCTCCACCGGTGAGACACCCTCTGGGCTCGTTACTCCCTCCATGCCAGTTCCATCCATCACAGGATGTGAGACATCAGTGATCCGCAGATCATTCTTGTTAGCCGTCTCAGTCTTGCTAGCATCAGAGGCTACCTCTCCTTGTGGGCGCTTACGCGAGTCCGATGTTCTTCCTCGACCTCGCCCTCGCCCTCCTCCACGTCCACCACGATTCCCTTCTGGTGCAAGTGCACGAACTCTCACACCAGAGGTTTGGGGGTGCCAGTCCTCCATAGGAGCTAGCATCCAATCCCCATACTGCTTGGCAACATCCTCGTGGACTCCATCTCCACACTCTTGTTCTCCATGGCCAAACAACCCACAAACCTCGCaaaacttttgtagtttctcttacaTGACCTGAAACTGCAACCTCTCGCTTCCTTCAGGGTGTAATCCCACAAATCTTGTCAGTGGGTTGTTGACATCCAGTCTCACTCGAACACGAACGAAGCTAGTGCCGCTCGCTCCGAGTGCATAAAGATCAACGCTCTTCACCTCTCCAATCCGcgcttccatatcccgaacaagAGCTTCCTTTCGAAACAGCAGCGGAACACCATGCACTTGAGCCCATGCATAAATGTGATTCAGTGTGATCGACGTGGGATCCGCTATCCCATCATACGGCTCCAGCATGACCCCTTGTTGTCTGAAAATCCAGGGCCCATCCTCCATTGCCCTATTCCAATCTCCAAGGCATGAAACTTGAAGGACAAAAATATTATCCTCCAGGggtctaatagaacacttcttggCAAAACCCCACGCAACATCCATCCTTTGGAAGAAAGGTTGATTCCCAAAGTGCTTTGTTGTGTGTACTTTCACCACAGCCATCCAGCGCGCCCCTTCCTGCAGGTTAGCAAATTCCTCCTTGGGGAGGATCACATCATCTAGTTCCTCATCCTTCAACACTAGATTCTTCATCAAGTCCTGCAAAGCCGCCGGAGTCCTAGCCTCCGATGTTCCGCCCTCACGAGGGATCTTTGCCGCCATGGCAGAGCCCTCCAATTCCGAACCCTAAACCTCCTCGACCCCCTTCTCCCTGCACCGCCAAGGCCGGGTAGACGTACAAAGACGTCCCCTTGATCAGCCCGAACGGAACACATAGATCGAAGGAGAGGGCATTGAGGAGAAGAATCAGGTCGTTCGCTACCTTCCGCCATCAGATCGTCGGCGTGAGTCAAAACCATAATCGCCTACGGAGACCAAGAGGTTTGAAAAGCACACATGTTCtgatgtttttttttgtgagaatcAGGGAGAAAATGATGTGAAAGAATGGACAACGGGCCATAGTCCACGGGATGTGAAAGAATGGATAACGGGCCATAGTCCACGGGCCGTTCTGACTGTGTATAGCCTCCCATGAATAACCAATTCTTCTCGGCCCATCCGCAAaatatcatcgtcatcctccacaGTCCAAGCACGCAGCCGAACACCACCGCCCCCTCACTGCTCCCCGCccgcctcccccccccccccccggcctgCCTCCCGAAGAGGAGATAACGCAGGACAAGAAGGCAGGAGCAGGTGCTCGCGCTTTTCCTTCTCCGAATCCATCTGCTTCTACAGAGGATTTCCCCCTGTTTCTATCAGCGGCGAGGGCCACTTTTTTGTGTTCTTTGTTTTTTCTAGTTCTGCCACCTCCTGCCTGAGTTAGCGAGTTTCTCGGCGGGGAGTGCCTCCGGAAGAATGAAGTAGGGGTGCAACCTCACCGTCCGACCaggggcgatggcggcggcgccgccaaaCGCGAGCATGGGGCTGCTCAACCTCGGCGGGTGTGGGGTTCTGCTCCCCTCTTTACAGCCAAATTCTTGGCCGCGTCACGGGTTCTTGGTCCCGAGAAGGGACACCTCGGTGTGTTGGGGCTTGGTGAGAAGAGGCCGGGTTCTCGACCCCGGTTCCGGCGCTGCGGGTGCGTTGGCCAGCGGCGAGGCCGGCGCCGGTTCGTCGGAGCTGCGGCACATCGAGAAGGAGCTCACTTTTAGCCCCACATTCACCGACTATGTGAAGATGATGGAGTCGGTGAAGCTGGACAGGAGCAAGAGTTTCCAGGGCGGCGATTCGGATGGCCGGAGCCCGAGGAGGAGGTTCGCGGGTGACGGCGATGCATCAGCTGGCCGACGAGTGGGTAGGGAGGCAGCTGATCCAAGGGATAAACCATTTGAGAGGAAAAGAGGGGCTCTGAGGGACAGAGGAGGTAGGGGAGAGAGATCGGCAATGAATGACAGTCCTGGATTGGTGGGCAAACGAATGGGGCGTGATGCTGAAAATGGCAGTGATGGTCAGAGAAATGTTCAAGAGTATGTACAGAGAAGAATAGTTCGAGGCGAGCGGAGCGAATTTGGGGGCAGTATTGATAACAATGACAAGCAGTTTGCGTCATTTGAGAGGAAAAGAGGGGCTCTTAGGGACAGTGGGGGTGTCCAAGGTAGGAGAGAGAGATCGCCGATGAATGATAGTGCAGAAGAATTTACAGGATTGGTGGGGAAACGAATGGCGCGTGATGCTGAAGATAGCGGTAATGGTCAGGGAAAGGTTGAAGAATATGTACAGAGAAGAATAGTTCGAGGCGAGCGGAGCAAAATTGGGGTCAGTAACGATTACAATGACCGCAGCCAGTTTGCACCATATGTCAAGACTAAAGAAAATAGAGGTAGCATGGTTGTTCATGAATCACCAGGGAACACGCGTGACCAGTCAAATGCACGGAAGGATTTACAAGGACGGCCAACTTCTGCTGCAAGTCGTACTTCTGTCACGCGGGATAGCAGCATTATATTCACCAATTCTACAATAAATAAGGGGAGAGAAGATTTTACGAATGCAAGAAGTAGTCCTAGAGAGAGACAAATTTCCAGTAGCGAGGTCAATGCTGACAGTAATTTTCAAAGATACCAGCATAGaaaagaaagcccaagaagagaTCTTGTAGACGGTAGGTTTAGAGATAATGACATGGACTATAGCAAGCCTACTGTAAGTAAAAGATACAGTAATACACATACAGTGTCTGAGAACTATGGTCGTCGAAGTGATAGTTTCGAACGTGGAAAACCTGAAACAATTCGAATGCAGAGAGGCGAAAATGTTCAGCCGGGGAAATTTGTTAGGAGGGATTCAATTGATGATAGGGCTGCTTTCAAGACTTTTGAGGCATTCACTGATGTCAGGAACAGGCCACGGGCTCTTCAAATGGAAATAGaagaaaaaattcagaaattagctAGCAGGTAATTTTTTTAATTCTAGTGTTTGAGTTATCGTAGTTCTCTGATGTATTGAATATTTATTCCAACAATTCTAATGaagaaataactcttcatataactTTTTGTTCAAATGCTTGAGTTATCATTGTTTTCTGCTCTAAGTTGAACGTAGTAGCCACTTATTGTTTGGCATGCATAATAGCCTCTCTTCTAATCTGGAAAAGATGGTCCATGATGGTAGGTTATATGTACTAATTAACATGATCCCATTGCTACTATTACCCTATTTATTTCAAATTGTATTTGAACTGCTCTTTATGTTTACTAGTGGCACAATTTACCATCGTTGACATCAACTATATGGTAACTCTGATATTGCTTAGTCTATATTTTGATTAATCCTTATCTAATACTAGATAATCATTCTAAAGATAATACCGAGCTTCTGGAAAGATACACTCaaacatatttaaaaaaaattattggTTATTTACATGTTATAAAGTAGTAATATGTATTCCTTAAAACTATCAGAGGCACTTAAAATTATTTCCAAGCTATTATTTACATCACAATTCTTCGATGCAAACTTATATACAGTTTGTTTGTGGAGAATTCTTTTTGGAATGTACATTGCGGACTGCAATCCATCAATGGAATTTGTGTGCTTAGCTGActaagaaaatatttttgtatcTCTTGCTTTCCACAAAATTGATTAAGATTAATCTTGTACAGTTGCTATTGTGTTAGTTAATTCCTTATAGTTCTTTATTTTTGAAGGCTCAATGCTACAGATGTAAATACTCCAGAGTGGAAATTCTCCAAGATGATTCATGATGCAGAAATCAAATTCACCGATCACTCTATACTAAGGGTTGTTCAAATATTGGGGCGTTATGGAAACTGGAAACGTGTTTTGCAAGTTGTCGAGTGGCTTCAATCACGTGAAAGATTCAAGTCCGACAAGAGCAGGTAAAGGAGTTGCCCACTTACATATATGTTCTTATCAATCGTAAACTGCATTTTTTGTTTTCATACCATGCATTTTAACTGCTTTGATGTATGTAGCACAGGTATAACATGTAATGAGTTGTTAACCAGATGAATAAGTTGGTTGATCTATTTGTGCATCCTTAAGTAGTTTCTTTAACTAATTTTGACCTCCATATGGGCTCATTAAATGCTTACAGTGTTTTGCATATGTGGTGCATATGATTTTTTATGAAAAGTACCTTCTGATGTAGGTATATTTATACAACAGTCCTTGATGTTCTTGGGAAGGCAAAGAGACCTTTCGAGGCGTTGAATGTATTTTACACCATGCTGGTATAACATGTACTTATCTTCATCTTGTTTTCTATAGAAATACTGATCTTCATCTTATGGGCATCTTATTTAAGGTTGTTCCTGTATTTCATTTGCAGGATCAATTGTCCTCTTATCCTGACATTGCGGCCTATCATTGTATTGCCGTTACTCTGGGGCAAGCTGGCCTTGTGAAAGAACTATTTGATGTGATTGATTGCATGCGTTCTCCTCCTAGGAAGAAGTTTATGGTTGGTCATGTTCAGAATTGGGATCCTCGGTTGGAACCAGACCTCATTGTATACAATGCGGTGAGTTTATTTGTAGCAACTGTGATATGTGAGTGGAATCAGTGCACCATGAACCAGGCATGTTGAAGGTTATTGATTATTTGGTATTCACTAGAACATGACTGCTTCTACTGCTATGTAGGTTTTGAATTCTTGTGTGCAACAAAAGCAATGGGAAGGGACATTCTGGGTGCTGCAACAGTTGAAAGAGAAGAATATTCgcccaacaaatacaacatatgGTCTTGTAATGGAGGTATGCTGATTGTGATACAAGTGCAAATACAACATATCTCTCTCTATACTCTCCTACCCAACTATACTGGCCCATAAAGGGGCACTTATACAAACTTCTTCAGATTCTCTGGAAGATAACTGAACACCTTTCATTATATTTTCTATGGACAGAATATACATGAAAGTTGCTAAAATGTATTTTCTGTTGAAATTTTCCTGGCCTGGTTTCCTATGGGCTGCTGATTCTACATAATGTTTTATTCATATGTTTTCACTTGTAAaattgctactccctccgatccaaattagttGTCGCGGAGTTAGGCAAATGTTGCCTAAAATCTGTCTAGGTCATTGAACAGACAACTAATTTGGATCAGAGGTTGTACTTAAACTTGGTTTTTGTCCCAATATCATGCTATATGTTTTGGGCTCTTTATGCAGCATAATCCATTTTCAGCCTAGTTTAATTTCGTGGTAGTGCAGGCGATGCTTGTTTGTGGCAAGTATAACTTGGTGTATGAGTTCTTCGACAGGGTGAAGCAAAAATCAATACCTGGTGCGTTGAACTATAAAGGTAATAACTAGAACTTGAATACAGTTGTAGGTAAGACAAGTTCATGTCTCAAACCTCATCCTTGTTGCAGTTCTCGTAAATGCGCTTTGGAGAGAAGGAAAGATTGATGAAGCAGTCATGGCTGTGAAGGACATGGAAAATCGTGGAATTGTTGGTTCCGCTAGTCTCTATTATGATCTTGCTCGGTGCCTTTGCAGTGGAGGGCGGTCCAAAGAAGCACTTCTCCAGGTTTGGCCTCTGAAAACTGCAGTTAATATTTAACACACTTGCCATAGTTTATGTTGGTAGCAAAGCTCCTTACTTTCATCTTAATTTACTCCCAACTGTTGATTACGTTGAAAAATAAGTCGCAGAACATAAGTTTACACTCCGTGCTAGAACCAATGAATAATACATTCTGTTGGTTTGTATGATTTATTGTGATTTTACAATTCATTAGTTGCTATCATGGCCTCATGATGTTATTCTTGATTGTTCACTTGCAGAACTTATAGGTTTCAAATATTTTGTCCTCAATCAAGAAAGTACCAGATTGCGTAAAATCATATTTTGGTTGAAGTAGGCACCGTGTATATTTGGATAATGTGAAACAAGCAGTCAGAAAATACGGAATTAAGTTCTGCCATCTAATTTTCACTGCAGAGCTTTTGATTAATAGGGAAGTTTGAATCAGCTATCTAGGAAATGATAACACTCCGGGCCTTTCTGATTTAAAAAATTGCAATCTCATGCCCACTTGATTCCTACAGGATTGTGTTTAGATCAAAATTTGTTTGATTGAACCGTAGGAAAAACAAAGGATTCTTTCCAAGAGGTTGGAGTGGATAGGAAATTTCCATGAAATGTTAACATAGTGCAAAGGAGTCCTTGGGAAAAGTTCATATAGAATTAAatcgtactccctctgttccgtaATATAAGTTGTTATTACAACCTGCTAACTCATGTATTggctgtaataacatcttatattatgggatggAAGGAgtacaaataaaaaaaaacacataGGAAAAATCCGTTGAATCATTAAAATTATGAACATTTTCTTAATCCTGCATTGTCAGTCTCATAAAGTTCCCAGAGAACATTTTTGGGCTAATGCCCAACTGCACTTGAACTATGTATCTATATTTATAACCCCGTAACCCTTCTATGCACTATTTGTGTAATGTTCTCTTGGAAAGAATCCTTTGTTTCTTTCCTCTTATGCACTTGAACAAAGGATTCTTTCGAGTGGAAAAACAAAAGTTACCCTTGTATGCACTATTTGTTTCTTTCCTCTTCAACTTTGTCTGATAGCAACTGTACTTCAGGTTGAGAAGATATGCAAGGTTGCGAAGAAACCACTGGTTGTTACTTACACAGGACTTATTCAAACTTGCATAGACAGTGGAAGCATGGAAAATGCTAAATACATATTCAACGAAATGTGCAACTACTGTTCACCTAATAATGTTACTTGCAACATCATGCTGAAGTCATACATAGATCATGGAATGTTTGAAGATGCAAAAAATCTACTGGGGAATATTCTAAGTGGCAGGATTCAGAGTAAAGGGGATTCGGGTCAACAAGCAATTGCAGACAAGTTTACTTTCAATACTTTCATGGACGCTTGTGCTGAAGCAAAAAAGTGGAATGACTTTGAGTATGCATTTCGCAAAATGTTATCTAATGGCTACCATTTTGAGGAACGAAGGCACCTCCGTATGGTACTTGATGCCTACAGGAATGGGAAGGTACTTATCTCATATGCTCAAGGTTCTGATTATCTAATTACTCATATGTCTAAAGCTGAAGTGTTCTGATTGGCCTTACGGTTACAATATAGGTCAAAAGGCCATATCAGAGTTCCTACCATTCAGTTTGAGATGTCTGTTAAACCTTTATCTGTATCTGTTCTCACCAAGGTGTCTGTTGTCCATCATTATTCAGGAACAGCTTCTGGAAGATGTATGGGACTACCTGTGTCGTCATGGCCGGGTTCCACCCGCCCCTATGATAATGGAAAGATTTTGCCTAAAACTGAGACAAGGTGACACAGCGACAGCACTCTCGTGCATCACTAGCTTCCAGGAGAGTAAGATACACACAGTTTCCTCTATGTCGTGGTTCAACTTGCTAAACCGAAACTCAGATCGCCTGAAGGAGGAGAGTATCGTCAATCTAGTCCATGAACTCAAGAACGAACTCGCAGCCTCAGGTAGCTCCTGCGGCTCTTTGTACCAAAATATTCTCAGTAGTTGTACAGAGTTCCTTTCTGGTGGAAAGACTCCTTCTGATGGACATATACCTTTATGTAATTCTTGACTGCTTTGTTAGCCTATTGTCAGTGGGAACCACTGGTTTGGTTACGACTTCATGCTCTTTCCGAATGAAATGCTTGTGAAAGTTGTTCAAGGCTGACTGATAGTATAATAGGCCGGGAATTGCACACTAGCACTTTGTTGGTTGGTTGCTGACTTATTGTTTCGTTTGGATATTTGGAGGAAGAAGTAACCTTGACACTGTCTCGTTGGTTATCATTTACCATTGGGCCTTAGTGATACATGGTGCTTGTCCCATCTAATAAATAATAATAGTATAACAGTGACAGTGTCAGCTGGTATCACTAGAGCTAGAATACACGAATGATGGGTACATGATAGCTACATGTTTTGAAATTTATGGGGCCAAATCACACCGGGATCTCCGAGTAAGTCCAGTTGCACGAGAGCCACTGTATTTGCAGGGTCTAAAACTATGTGCTTGTTTGGACACCAGGATGGGTCCAACTATCCAAGATCGTCTTCTATCCCAAAGGCTCCATGTGGAGAAATCTGTGCACCTGTCGTAAGGGCTACCCTCTGTTCCTACGTGTGGCTTGTACCGAGACAACGCGCTGATGCGCTTGTCGCGGTCGACGAATAGGTGGTGCCAAGTACTAGCCACACGGGACAAGACTGACTCAATTGTGGATGTTGGTGTCCTGCCATACTAGTCCTACGACTACCCCTATCAGACGCTGATAGCCAGCTAGAGGTGACGAAAAGCCCTTTTGGAGCTCGGGTTCTAGGGAAAATTTCTGAAACATATAATAACTATACATAGTTGTTTGTTAGTTACGTCTAAATTTACATCAGGATATCTTTTGAGTTTTAgtcataaaaaagacaaatatggGAGCATTATTGAGTTTCCCCTCTTTTTAGAGTTTCACATGTTTatgatttttgtgtagcccaaaatACAAAGTATGACTTAACATAACAGTACAGGTTTGCAGAAAACATCTCTATGTATCCAGAGAGACCCCGAAAGAAAAAAGTGAACTGAGAGTGGAAATTTGCTCTACAACTAAAAAGGTAGAAGGTGCTAAGCTAAATAAAACATCTTTTTCGATTGTCATTTTTCTTCtcatcacctttttttttttaaaggAGAACCGCCAACCTCCGATTGATGTATAGAACCATTTTAGTGCAGTTTTTTAAGAGTTcacaagaaatagaaaagatACACACTAGCTTCATCACAGGTCGGGCCCAGAGTGCAGAGCTCCCAAGCTTCATTCGCTGAAGTGAGGATCAAATACGAATCTCTTTTCTGGAAAGCATGCAAAATCTTAAAATATTTGGCTTCTGACATTATCATTTCGAATGGTTCTATGTTGACCAACATAAAGCGCTCACTCCCATGAATCAACCAATTCTCAAACATATTTCTCATACTAGTTGCAAGGATATGCACTTTTTACTGGCTTACTCAACTCTTGGATCAACCAATTCTCAAACATATTTCTGATACTAGTTGATGTAGGTAAGTCCAAAGCTACCTGAACAATTTTCCAATTAAAAATCGGGACTAAATGCTCTCCACGTGGGAGGCGGCGAGCGcttggcggaggacctttagtcccggtttgtaacacaactttttttttcttcttcttcaggaTTTCTAGTATTTGAATTATTTGaccagtttagtctctaactacacttaatctctagttaaattacttactcgtggtcaaatttCCCGATCGGTCATCCATcccctccagcactagcacgcttaacttctgagttccTTCCGTCCCGCTTCCAATTACTTTGATCACTCGttattgatattagtatcatatcaatcctattaacctctTGGT contains:
- the LOC124659311 gene encoding pentatricopeptide repeat-containing protein At1g30610, chloroplastic-like; the protein is MAAAPPNASMGLLNLGGCGVLLPSLQPNSWPRHGFLVPRRDTSVCWGLVRRGRVLDPGSGAAGALASGEAGAGSSELRHIEKELTFSPTFTDYVKMMESVKLDRSKSFQGGDSDGRSPRRRFAGDGDASAGRRVGREAADPRDKPFERKRGALRDRGGRGERSAMNDSPGLVGKRMGRDAENGSDGQRNVQEYVQRRIVRGERSEFGGSIDNNDKQFASFERKRGALRDSGGVQGRRERSPMNDSAEEFTGLVGKRMARDAEDSGNGQGKVEEYVQRRIVRGERSKIGVSNDYNDRSQFAPYVKTKENRGSMVVHESPGNTRDQSNARKDLQGRPTSAASRTSVTRDSSIIFTNSTINKGREDFTNARSSPRERQISSSEVNADSNFQRYQHRKESPRRDLVDGRFRDNDMDYSKPTVSKRYSNTHTVSENYGRRSDSFERGKPETIRMQRGENVQPGKFVRRDSIDDRAAFKTFEAFTDVRNRPRALQMEIEEKIQKLASRLNATDVNTPEWKFSKMIHDAEIKFTDHSILRVVQILGRYGNWKRVLQVVEWLQSRERFKSDKSRYIYTTVLDVLGKAKRPFEALNVFYTMLDQLSSYPDIAAYHCIAVTLGQAGLVKELFDVIDCMRSPPRKKFMVGHVQNWDPRLEPDLIVYNAVLNSCVQQKQWEGTFWVLQQLKEKNIRPTNTTYGLVMEAMLVCGKYNLVYEFFDRVKQKSIPGALNYKVLVNALWREGKIDEAVMAVKDMENRGIVGSASLYYDLARCLCSGGRSKEALLQVEKICKVAKKPLVVTYTGLIQTCIDSGSMENAKYIFNEMCNYCSPNNVTCNIMLKSYIDHGMFEDAKNLLGNILSGRIQSKGDSGQQAIADKFTFNTFMDACAEAKKWNDFEYAFRKMLSNGYHFEERRHLRMVLDAYRNGKEQLLEDVWDYLCRHGRVPPAPMIMERFCLKLRQGDTATALSCITSFQESKIHTVSSMSWFNLLNRNSDRLKEESIVNLVHELKNELAASGSSCGSLYQNILSSCTEFLSGGKTPSDGHIPLCNS